One Chromatiales bacterium DNA window includes the following coding sequences:
- a CDS encoding ABC transporter ATP-binding protein: MSVDTGKGLRVEHVSLVLGDGDQQVTALDDVSVTVKAGELLAVLGPSGAGKSSLLAVCGGLCTPTSGHIHVGEVDITGLSRSRVTTVRREQIGFVFQQSNLVPSLSALDQLLLMVHLTGRRPGRTDREKAMGLLREVGMEQRAGRRPGQLSGGERQRVGIARAFMGQPTVLLVDEPTSMLDHQRGRQIVQLLAQQCHDRQVATLMVTHDRDMLSLADRAVHMLDGRLQPLEAAFAPH, encoded by the coding sequence CTGAGCGTGGACACCGGCAAGGGGCTGCGCGTCGAACATGTATCGCTGGTGCTGGGCGACGGCGATCAGCAGGTCACCGCACTGGACGATGTATCGGTGACCGTAAAGGCCGGCGAACTGCTCGCCGTGCTCGGCCCTTCGGGCGCTGGCAAGTCAAGCCTGCTGGCCGTCTGCGGCGGGCTGTGCACGCCTACCAGCGGGCACATACATGTCGGTGAGGTCGATATCACCGGCCTCAGCCGGTCCCGGGTGACCACGGTGCGCCGGGAGCAGATCGGTTTTGTTTTTCAGCAATCCAATCTCGTGCCGTCATTGTCGGCGCTCGACCAGCTGCTGCTGATGGTGCATCTGACCGGCCGCCGGCCGGGACGTACAGATCGCGAAAAAGCCATGGGCCTGCTGCGGGAAGTCGGCATGGAGCAGCGGGCCGGCCGGCGTCCCGGCCAGTTGTCCGGTGGGGAGCGCCAGCGCGTCGGTATCGCGCGGGCCTTCATGGGCCAGCCGACGGTCCTGCTGGTCGATGAGCCCACCTCCATGCTGGATCACCAGCGCGGCCGGCAGATCGTCCAGCTCCTGGCGCAACAATGTCACGATCGCCAGGTTGCCACGCTGATGGTGACACACGATCGCGATATGCTTTCACTCGCTGATCGCGCCGTGCACATGCTTGACGGTCGCCTGCAGCCGCTGGAGGCTGCGTTTGCTCCGCACTAA
- a CDS encoding ABC transporter permease, producing the protein MFLALRDLAFAKGRFLLMGLVVALVAFLTTFLSGLSEGLVSNNISGLLHLPCGYVALQYDERPTFRGSLIERAQWEDWASRAGVTRAEPMGHTTFTARVQNNVPVELVLWGVRPGSFLMPQVLEGEQIGGTENGVVISRLLASRGVGIGDTLTLDRVLTELKVIGITDEQNYEHIPIVYAPLRKWQEATYGPPGGAPPGEKLPDVLYDYASLVAMDLAPGMDYRAIDEEIGTITLTVRESFDTSQAYSVEVNTVTAIQAFMIFTATILVGAFFTIWTIQRTQEIGLVKALGASNAYLLRDSLGQALIVMLVATVIGVALGMGVGLAFRMFISAEFPFMLKTAPVLGAAVLLLAAGLIGGAISIRLITRVDPIIALGRDR; encoded by the coding sequence ATGTTTCTGGCGCTGCGGGATCTCGCTTTCGCGAAGGGCCGCTTCCTGCTGATGGGCCTGGTCGTGGCGCTGGTCGCGTTCCTGACCACTTTCCTGTCGGGACTCTCCGAAGGACTGGTCAGCAACAACATTTCCGGCCTGCTGCATCTGCCCTGCGGCTACGTGGCACTTCAGTACGATGAGCGGCCGACTTTTCGCGGCAGCCTGATCGAGCGCGCACAGTGGGAGGACTGGGCATCCCGTGCCGGCGTGACGCGCGCCGAGCCCATGGGACATACGACCTTCACGGCCCGCGTCCAGAACAATGTGCCGGTCGAACTGGTGCTGTGGGGCGTGCGGCCCGGTTCATTTCTCATGCCGCAGGTCCTTGAGGGCGAGCAGATCGGCGGCACCGAAAACGGCGTCGTTATTTCACGGCTGCTGGCCTCACGCGGCGTCGGCATCGGCGACACCCTCACCCTGGACCGCGTGCTTACCGAACTGAAGGTCATCGGTATCACCGACGAGCAGAACTACGAGCACATCCCGATCGTGTATGCACCGCTGCGCAAATGGCAGGAAGCCACCTACGGCCCGCCGGGCGGCGCGCCGCCGGGCGAAAAACTTCCGGACGTGCTGTACGACTACGCCAGCCTGGTGGCAATGGACCTTGCGCCCGGTATGGATTACCGGGCCATTGACGAAGAGATCGGCACGATCACACTGACGGTCAGGGAATCATTCGATACCTCGCAGGCCTACTCTGTAGAGGTCAATACGGTAACCGCCATCCAGGCCTTCATGATTTTCACCGCCACCATACTGGTCGGCGCGTTCTTCACCATCTGGACGATCCAGCGAACCCAGGAAATCGGACTGGTAAAGGCCCTCGGCGCATCCAACGCCTACCTGCTGCGTGATTCACTGGGCCAGGCACTGATCGTGATGCTTGTGGCGACGGTGATCGGTGTCGCTCTCGGCATGGGCGTCGGCCTCGCATTCCGGATGTTCATCAGCGCCGAATTTCCTTTCATGCTGAAAACCGCGCCGGTACTGGGTGCAGCTGTCCTGCTGCTGGCAGCCGGACTCATCGGTGGTGCGATATCGATCCGCCTGATCACGCGGGTGGATCCGATCATCGCGCTCGGACGGGATCGCTGA
- a CDS encoding OsmC family protein: MSEHTALIRWQNSSTTMDYDSYPRDHHWEFPGGPAVCGSAAEGYGGGKGCIDPEEGLVASVSACHMLTFLAVAAKKKMVVASYTDRPVGHLEKNAEGRIAVTRIELHPVVQFGPGTDVSAEELRRLHDSAHRNCFIANSIKAEVTVSSNGNLG; the protein is encoded by the coding sequence ATGTCCGAGCACACAGCCCTCATCCGCTGGCAGAACAGCAGCACGACGATGGACTACGACAGTTATCCGCGCGATCACCACTGGGAATTCCCCGGCGGGCCCGCCGTGTGTGGCTCGGCCGCCGAAGGCTACGGCGGCGGCAAAGGCTGCATCGATCCCGAGGAAGGACTGGTCGCCTCGGTATCCGCCTGCCACATGCTGACCTTTCTCGCCGTCGCGGCAAAGAAAAAGATGGTCGTGGCAAGCTACACCGACCGGCCCGTCGGACATCTGGAGAAAAATGCGGAAGGCCGCATCGCGGTGACCCGCATCGAACTGCACCCGGTCGTGCAGTTTGGCCCCGGCACCGACGTTTCGGCCGAGGAGCTGCGGCGGCTGCATGACTCCGCGCACCGCAACTGCTTCATCGCCAACTCGATAAAGGCCGAGGTGACGGTCAGCAGCAATGGCAACCTTGGTTGA
- a CDS encoding DNA-deoxyinosine glycosylase — MSGRLNSFSPVSRADARVLVLGSMPGVASLTAGQYYAQPQNVFWQIIEQLYGIDRRAPYGERLEALIAHRVALWDVLESCQRPGSLDSNIRRSSALPNDFVRFFVRHPQICAVFFNGKTAAELYRRLVLPTLAVRFPDLRYATLPSTSPANAGITPADKLAAWRAISHLA, encoded by the coding sequence ATGTCCGGTCGCCTGAACAGTTTTTCGCCAGTCTCCCGTGCCGATGCCCGTGTGCTGGTCCTCGGCTCCATGCCGGGCGTGGCCTCACTGACGGCAGGGCAGTACTACGCGCAGCCGCAAAACGTGTTCTGGCAGATCATCGAGCAGCTTTATGGCATCGACCGCCGGGCACCTTACGGAGAGCGACTGGAGGCCCTGATTGCCCACCGCGTGGCGCTCTGGGACGTGCTCGAATCCTGTCAGCGTCCGGGCAGCCTCGATTCGAACATCCGGCGTTCATCGGCGCTGCCCAACGATTTCGTGCGGTTCTTTGTGCGCCATCCACAGATCTGCGCAGTGTTCTTCAATGGCAAGACCGCGGCCGAGCTTTATCGTCGCCTCGTGTTGCCGACGCTTGCTGTCCGGTTTCCGGACTTGCGTTATGCCACCCTGCCATCCACAAGTCCGGCCAATGCCGGCATCACGCCGGCCGACAAGCTGGCGGCGTGGCGCGCGATCTCGCACCTCGCCTGA
- a CDS encoding tetratricopeptide repeat protein, producing the protein MPPVNPNEQAESRKLLHEAMSLHRAGRIEAADECYARFLAVEPQHAQALRLRGVLLREQGDAGTALALLQQACAAAPDDAEAAAELGLCHLATGELLQAEKALREAVRLAPDHLRALANLGALLQYRGHVDAAVDCHRRALALDPDDIEVRCNLINTLLEAGRGVEALAESDAALKDWPGRALLLVARGAVLCGIERYAEAVADLERALKIQPADDMALINLGLARRMLGEHEAAIAILHTAVRINPDNARATADLANLLAAHDQMGAALSLCETFLRRHPGECLVLTVYAYALRDAGRADEARQILDLEHCVRVIEPVVPAGFADLADFNAQLARCITNDPSLNANPLGKSTRLGGQTGELDLDAHPALSALRELINTAVRDSAEYFRRTGLATHPMMARASDRWTLRVWGTVLGPGGHQAPHMHPLGWLSGAYYVRVPQDMQPLPDAADSRSIAGALEFSRPPERLLVRAPAELRVVAPREGRLALFPSAFYHRTIPFTSGEKRISIAFDAMPVR; encoded by the coding sequence TTGCCACCCGTGAACCCGAACGAGCAAGCTGAAAGCCGCAAGCTGCTGCACGAGGCGATGTCCCTGCACCGGGCCGGCCGCATCGAAGCCGCGGATGAGTGCTATGCGCGATTCCTTGCGGTCGAGCCGCAGCACGCGCAGGCACTGCGTCTGCGCGGCGTGCTGTTGCGCGAGCAGGGCGATGCCGGCACCGCGCTCGCGCTGCTGCAGCAGGCCTGCGCTGCGGCACCTGATGATGCGGAAGCCGCCGCCGAACTCGGTCTCTGTCATCTGGCGACCGGTGAGTTGCTGCAGGCGGAAAAAGCGCTGCGCGAAGCGGTGCGTCTTGCCCCCGATCACCTGCGGGCACTGGCGAATCTCGGCGCGCTGCTGCAATACCGGGGCCATGTCGATGCGGCCGTCGACTGTCATCGCCGTGCCCTGGCGCTGGATCCCGACGATATCGAGGTGCGCTGCAACCTGATCAATACCCTGCTGGAAGCGGGGCGTGGTGTCGAGGCGCTGGCCGAAAGCGATGCCGCGCTGAAGGACTGGCCCGGCCGGGCGCTCCTGCTGGTCGCGCGCGGCGCGGTACTTTGCGGCATCGAACGCTATGCGGAGGCTGTTGCGGACCTCGAGCGCGCGCTGAAGATCCAGCCGGCCGATGACATGGCGCTGATCAACCTCGGTCTCGCACGGCGCATGCTCGGCGAGCATGAAGCGGCAATCGCGATCCTGCACACCGCGGTGCGCATCAATCCGGACAATGCACGTGCCACGGCTGATCTCGCCAACCTGCTGGCGGCTCACGACCAGATGGGCGCCGCGCTGTCGCTGTGTGAAACGTTTCTTCGCCGTCATCCGGGTGAATGCCTGGTGCTGACGGTGTATGCCTACGCGCTGCGCGATGCCGGTCGCGCCGATGAGGCGCGACAGATCCTCGACCTGGAGCACTGCGTGCGGGTCATCGAGCCTGTGGTGCCGGCGGGATTTGCCGATCTCGCTGACTTCAATGCGCAGCTTGCCCGCTGCATCACGAACGATCCCTCGTTGAACGCCAACCCGCTCGGCAAGTCGACGCGGCTCGGCGGCCAGACGGGCGAGCTCGATCTGGATGCGCATCCGGCGCTCTCCGCACTGCGTGAGCTGATCAATACGGCCGTCCGCGACAGTGCCGAATACTTCAGACGCACAGGTCTCGCCACACATCCGATGATGGCGCGCGCATCCGATCGCTGGACGCTGCGGGTCTGGGGTACCGTGCTCGGGCCGGGTGGGCACCAGGCACCGCACATGCATCCGCTGGGCTGGCTGAGCGGTGCGTACTATGTGCGTGTACCGCAGGACATGCAGCCGCTGCCGGATGCAGCCGATTCACGATCGATTGCCGGCGCGCTGGAGTTCAGCCGCCCGCCGGAGCGCCTGCTGGTGCGGGCGCCGGCCGAGCTGCGCGTGGTCGCACCGCGGGAGGGCCGGCTTGCGCTGTTCCCGTCGGCCTTCTATCACCGCACCATTCCGTTTACTTCCGGCGAAAAGCGCATCAGCATTGCCTTCGATGCAATGCCGGTGAGATGA
- a CDS encoding SDR family oxidoreductase yields the protein MMRRTLHAVLMAAGSVLLLAGCATQPVAPRPSATTKPVELILVAGASGRAGHFVVEHLREEGVAFRAMTRSREEAMKRLGPAFADVDWVECDVRDAAQVAAAMRGVTEVISVIGANQITGPNSAEFVDYGGVKNLVDAALAQKVRHFVLLTAIGVTDPDHPFNKATKGALGWRLKGEDYLRASGLSYTIVRPGGLVNDPAGQKGLRIEQGDHWRPLLRSTLSRDDLALVLIESLRNPAARRTTFELVNDPEAAPGAWRETFSSLRPDP from the coding sequence ATGATGCGTAGAACTCTGCACGCCGTCCTGATGGCAGCCGGCAGCGTATTGCTGCTGGCGGGCTGCGCCACACAGCCGGTCGCTCCCCGACCATCCGCAACGACGAAGCCGGTCGAACTGATTCTGGTCGCCGGCGCATCGGGGCGCGCCGGCCACTTCGTCGTGGAGCATTTGCGCGAGGAGGGGGTCGCTTTCAGGGCCATGACGCGCAGTCGTGAGGAAGCGATGAAGCGTCTGGGGCCGGCCTTTGCCGACGTCGACTGGGTGGAATGCGATGTGCGCGATGCGGCCCAGGTGGCGGCTGCGATGCGCGGCGTGACGGAAGTCATCAGCGTCATCGGTGCCAACCAGATCACCGGCCCGAACAGCGCCGAGTTTGTCGATTACGGTGGCGTGAAGAACCTGGTCGATGCAGCGCTGGCGCAGAAGGTCAGGCACTTCGTGCTGCTGACAGCGATCGGTGTGACCGATCCCGATCACCCGTTCAACAAGGCGACCAAAGGGGCGCTGGGCTGGCGGCTCAAGGGTGAGGACTATCTGCGCGCCAGCGGCCTGAGCTACACCATCGTCAGGCCGGGCGGACTGGTCAACGACCCGGCCGGCCAAAAAGGGCTGCGTATCGAACAGGGTGACCACTGGCGGCCGCTGCTGCGTAGTACCCTGTCCCGCGATGACCTGGCGCTGGTGCTGATCGAGTCCTTGCGTAATCCGGCCGCCCGCCGCACGACCTTTGAACTGGTCAACGATCCCGAAGCCGCCCCAGGCGCCTGGCGCGAGACCTTTTCGAGCCTCCGGCCCGATCCTTAA
- a CDS encoding DegQ family serine endoprotease: protein MAVSRSGRSVGALLLAAALFYGPLAQADLPDFKPIIRSNQASVVNISTTQDMKNVAAAQGRGPQFFGPPGMPPGMPPGMEEFFRHFRGMPMPEPREARSLGSGFIISADGEILTNAHVVDGADSIIVKLSDNSEKPARLIGLDKASDVALLKIDASGLPAVKLGDSSSVEVGDWVLAIGSPFGLEHSVTQGIVSAIGRSLPDGNYVPFIQTDVAVNPGNSGGPLFNLRGEVVGINSQIYSRSGGYMGLSFAIPVNVASNVARQLAANGRVERGWLGVGIQGVNGELAKSFGLAKPAGALVGQVDKSGPAARAGLKPGDVILEFNGHKLAQHGDLPPLVGETAPGTTVTLKVWRDKAVRTIPVTVARLKSDDDEVVAANATTDKVPGVLNIQVVALTPEQREESGVESGGVLVVRVADGPAARAGLSRGDIILRLGSRDVDSPEQLAGLAKKLPKGQPVPLLVQRDEARLFLPLTITG, encoded by the coding sequence ATGGCTGTTTCCAGGTCCGGTAGATCCGTCGGAGCGCTGCTGCTCGCGGCAGCATTGTTTTACGGGCCGCTGGCGCAGGCTGATCTGCCTGACTTCAAGCCGATCATCCGCAGCAACCAGGCCAGTGTGGTCAACATCAGCACCACCCAGGACATGAAGAACGTTGCGGCGGCGCAAGGCCGTGGTCCGCAGTTTTTCGGGCCGCCGGGCATGCCGCCCGGAATGCCGCCCGGCATGGAGGAATTTTTCCGTCACTTCCGCGGCATGCCGATGCCTGAACCGCGTGAGGCGCGCTCGCTGGGTTCCGGCTTCATCATTTCCGCCGACGGCGAGATTCTGACCAACGCGCATGTGGTCGATGGTGCCGACTCGATCATCGTCAAGCTGTCCGACAACAGCGAAAAGCCCGCCAGGCTCATCGGGCTGGACAAGGCCTCCGATGTCGCCCTGCTGAAGATCGACGCCAGCGGTCTTCCGGCCGTGAAGCTCGGCGACTCATCAAGCGTGGAGGTGGGCGACTGGGTGCTGGCCATCGGTTCGCCCTTCGGTCTGGAACACTCGGTCACGCAGGGCATCGTCAGCGCAATCGGCCGCAGCCTGCCGGATGGCAATTACGTGCCTTTCATACAGACAGACGTTGCCGTGAATCCCGGCAACTCTGGCGGTCCGCTGTTCAATCTGCGCGGCGAGGTCGTGGGCATCAACTCGCAGATCTACAGTCGCAGCGGCGGCTACATGGGCCTGTCGTTTGCCATACCGGTCAACGTTGCCAGCAATGTGGCGCGCCAGCTCGCGGCCAATGGCCGGGTCGAGCGGGGCTGGCTGGGCGTCGGGATCCAGGGCGTGAATGGCGAGCTGGCGAAGTCTTTTGGTCTGGCAAAGCCCGCCGGTGCGCTGGTGGGGCAGGTCGACAAGAGCGGGCCGGCGGCTCGCGCGGGCCTCAAGCCCGGTGATGTGATTCTCGAGTTCAATGGCCACAAGCTGGCACAGCATGGAGATCTGCCGCCGCTGGTCGGTGAAACCGCGCCGGGCACGACCGTCACCCTGAAAGTCTGGCGGGACAAGGCGGTACGCACCATTCCGGTCACCGTTGCGCGCCTGAAGTCTGATGACGACGAGGTGGTCGCTGCAAACGCCACGACCGACAAGGTGCCCGGTGTGCTGAATATCCAGGTCGTGGCCCTGACGCCGGAGCAACGCGAGGAATCAGGTGTGGAATCCGGCGGTGTACTGGTGGTGCGTGTGGCCGATGGTCCGGCGGCACGGGCAGGCCTCAGTCGGGGCGACATCATCCTCAGGCTGGGCAGTCGCGATGTCGACAGCCCGGAGCAGCTGGCCGGGCTGGCAAAGAAGCTGCCCAAAGGACAGCCTGTGCCGCTGCTGGTACAGCGTGATGAGGCGCGACTGTTCCTGCCGCTGACGATTACCGGCTGA
- a CDS encoding winged helix-turn-helix domain-containing protein: MHLLLIEDDRDAAGYLVKALTEAGYQVDHAVDGRDGLFHATEHSYDGIIADRMLPHLDGLTVIEVLRKQGNRTPVLILSALGSVDHRVEGLRAGGDDYLTKPFALSELLARIEALLRRGQVAPAPEMKLRLADLEMDILARTVTRAGRRIELTAREFKLLEYLLRRTGQVVTRTMLLEGVWDLHFDPQTNVIDVHMSRLRQAVDRDFDRPLIHTVRGAGYMVRAD; the protein is encoded by the coding sequence ATGCATCTCCTGCTCATCGAAGACGATCGTGATGCCGCCGGATATCTCGTCAAGGCGCTGACCGAAGCGGGCTATCAGGTCGACCACGCCGTTGATGGCCGCGACGGCCTGTTTCACGCGACGGAACACAGCTATGACGGCATCATCGCTGATCGCATGCTGCCGCACCTCGATGGCCTGACGGTCATCGAGGTCCTGCGCAAGCAGGGCAATCGCACGCCGGTGTTGATTCTTTCCGCGCTGGGTTCGGTGGATCATCGCGTCGAGGGCTTGCGCGCCGGTGGCGACGACTATCTGACCAAGCCCTTTGCGCTGTCCGAACTTCTGGCGCGGATCGAGGCACTGCTGCGCCGCGGTCAGGTGGCGCCGGCCCCCGAAATGAAGCTGCGCCTCGCCGATCTTGAAATGGACATCCTGGCGCGGACGGTCACCCGTGCCGGGCGGCGCATCGAACTGACCGCGCGCGAGTTCAAGCTGCTCGAATATCTCCTGCGTCGTACCGGGCAGGTCGTGACGCGCACCATGCTGCTCGAAGGGGTATGGGATCTGCATTTCGATCCGCAGACCAACGTGATCGATGTGCACATGAGCCGGCTGCGCCAGGCGGTGGACCGGGACTTCGACCGGCCGTTGATCCACACCGTGCGCGGCGCAGGCTACATGGTTCGAGCGGACTGA
- a CDS encoding HAMP domain-containing histidine kinase, with protein MRTSALRLSVVYAAIFAAALLALVFVIYLLTTRFIDTEVDVTIERDAAGFLEAYARGGVRTLAAELNLRAENWSRTNAIYLLTDSQGYVLAGNLPAWPTVHRDGGPWVDFVISVQEAGVEIERPIRAMVLEPAPGLRFMVGTDLSERHALVRRFAVAAGVGSLLVTILALGIGYRQSQRILARVADVSRSCAEILGGNLSRRLPVVGAEDEFDTLAGEVNALLARLARTTEILRASLHSAAHDLRSPMHRMRLRMERALADPVAGASRETVEVTLQDLDHMQRVLTALLQIAEAESGAVGARPEAVAMDVLLAELVELYQPQAEQQGIALGVSAEPDRQVMGHRQLLAQAVANLIDNALKFTPAGGGVQLAAHADGARLVLTVADTGPGIPADERGRAIEPFVRLNETPSRDGSGLGLSLAAAVARLHGGSLRLEDNQPGLLVTMDLPLV; from the coding sequence GTGCGTACCTCCGCACTGCGATTGTCGGTGGTATACGCGGCGATCTTTGCCGCCGCGCTGCTGGCCCTGGTCTTCGTCATCTATCTGCTCACCACGCGCTTCATCGATACGGAAGTCGATGTAACCATCGAGCGCGATGCCGCGGGCTTTCTCGAAGCCTACGCGCGGGGCGGGGTCCGCACGCTGGCGGCAGAGCTGAATCTGCGTGCCGAAAACTGGAGCCGGACCAACGCGATCTATCTGCTCACCGATTCACAGGGCTATGTGCTGGCCGGCAATCTCCCGGCCTGGCCGACGGTGCACCGCGACGGCGGGCCCTGGGTGGATTTCGTGATTTCGGTACAGGAAGCCGGTGTGGAAATCGAACGGCCGATACGTGCGATGGTGCTGGAACCGGCGCCCGGCCTGCGCTTCATGGTCGGCACCGATCTGAGCGAGCGCCATGCCCTGGTGCGGCGCTTTGCCGTTGCAGCCGGTGTGGGCAGTCTGCTGGTGACGATCCTCGCGCTGGGTATCGGCTACCGGCAGAGTCAGCGCATCCTCGCGCGGGTCGCTGACGTGAGCCGCAGTTGTGCGGAAATTCTCGGCGGCAACCTGTCGCGCCGTCTGCCGGTGGTGGGTGCGGAAGATGAGTTCGACACGCTGGCAGGCGAGGTGAACGCGCTGCTCGCGCGTCTCGCGCGTACCACGGAAATCCTGCGTGCCTCGCTGCACAGCGCTGCCCATGATTTGCGCAGTCCGATGCACCGCATGCGTCTGCGCATGGAGCGGGCGCTTGCCGATCCGGTGGCCGGTGCGTCCCGTGAAACGGTGGAGGTGACGCTGCAGGATCTCGATCACATGCAGCGCGTGCTCACGGCGCTGCTGCAGATTGCCGAAGCGGAAAGCGGTGCGGTGGGTGCGCGTCCGGAAGCAGTGGCCATGGACGTGCTGCTCGCCGAGCTGGTCGAGCTCTACCAGCCGCAGGCGGAACAGCAGGGTATCGCGCTGGGCGTGTCCGCGGAGCCCGACAGGCAGGTCATGGGGCACCGTCAGCTGCTCGCGCAGGCGGTCGCCAACCTGATCGACAATGCGCTCAAGTTCACGCCGGCAGGTGGCGGCGTGCAGCTTGCCGCCCATGCTGATGGCGCCCGTCTCGTGCTCACGGTTGCCGATACCGGGCCGGGCATACCCGCCGACGAGCGTGGCCGTGCCATCGAACCCTTTGTCCGGCTGAACGAAACACCCTCGCGCGACGGGTCCGGGCTGGGTTTGAGCCTTGCGGCTGCCGTTGCAAGACTGCATGGCGGCAGTCTGCGCCTCGAGGACAATCAGCCCGGCCTGCTGGTGACCATGGACCTGCCGCTCGTCTAG